The Armatimonadota bacterium genome includes a window with the following:
- a CDS encoding TlyA family RNA methyltransferase — MRRRLDLALVERGLAPSRERAQALVLAGRVFVDGRRVDKSGVAVTPTSRIEVRGPDHSYVGRGGLKLEHALRAFGLDVRGAVCLDLGAGTGGFTDCLLQHGARKVYAVDVGYGQLDLRLRADPRVVVLERTHARDLKRNIVPDPLDVACADVSFISLTRALPPVVPLLRPRAPVVALVKPPFEAGRGVAKRGVVRDPEVHRHVIRTVADALAPHGLGAVAVTPSPIRGERGNVEFFLLLRRDAAPELTDERIARAVEEAREIVRGGGCR, encoded by the coding sequence GTGAGGCGTCGGCTGGACCTCGCCCTGGTGGAGCGCGGGTTGGCGCCATCGCGCGAGCGTGCCCAGGCTTTGGTCCTGGCCGGGCGCGTCTTCGTGGACGGCCGACGTGTGGACAAGTCCGGCGTGGCGGTCACACCGACCAGCCGGATCGAGGTCCGTGGCCCGGATCACTCCTATGTCGGACGGGGCGGTCTAAAGCTGGAACACGCGCTGCGGGCGTTCGGTCTGGACGTCCGTGGTGCCGTCTGCCTCGACCTCGGGGCCGGCACCGGAGGGTTCACCGACTGTCTGCTGCAACACGGAGCGCGGAAGGTCTACGCGGTGGACGTCGGGTACGGACAGCTGGACCTGCGACTGCGCGCGGATCCGCGCGTCGTCGTCCTGGAGCGGACTCACGCCCGAGACCTCAAGCGCAACATCGTCCCCGATCCGCTGGATGTGGCCTGTGCCGACGTCTCGTTCATCTCGCTGACGCGCGCCCTCCCGCCTGTCGTGCCGCTGCTGCGTCCGCGGGCGCCGGTGGTTGCGCTCGTCAAGCCGCCGTTCGAGGCGGGCCGCGGCGTCGCCAAGAGAGGGGTCGTCCGCGACCCCGAGGTCCACCGGCACGTGATCCGGACCGTCGCCGACGCGCTGGCCCCACACGGGCTGGGCGCGGTAGCGGTGACGCCCTCGCCGATCCGCGGCGAGCGGGGAAACGTCGAGTTCTTCCTGCTGCTCCGCAGGGACGCGGCACCGGAGTTGACCGACGAGAGGATTGCACGCGCCGTCGAAGAAGCGAGGGAAATAGTTCGGGGAGGAGGTTGCCGCTGA
- the recN gene encoding DNA repair protein RecN, with translation MLRELHVRDFALLEAVRVEFGPGLNVLTGETGAGKSILVDALGVAVGQRASSDLVRAGAEEARVTAVFDLSRVPELAARVDALGVGVEEGLLVLAREVGGRGRAYANGAPVSVSTLRRIGEIVLEIHGQHEGQRLLELSSHLDLLDAFGGEGVLAQRRRVAELVRRWSERRAALRAVETNERERAQRLDLLRFQVAEIDAARLRPGELDALQEARTRLANAERLREALGRAYDALYGADGSTSDALGRAAASLAQAATWAAELGELAATVQALREGAVEAAREARRALDRVEADPAQLERVEARLASLQALMRKYGDSLEDVMAYREQAATEIETLSAADARREEIASELTALQSELAEEASRLSRLRREAAGRMEKAVLVHLRELAMPAARFEVAFGRREDAQGVPVGGEIVAVGERGADRVEFLFSANPGEPPRPLHRVASGGELSRVLLALRSALIGGDPPPIMVFDEIDAGVGGRTGHVIGQKLAALATRSQVLCVTHLAQIAVFADHHYAVGKVTERGRTRAVVERLEREARVEEVARMLAGPQPTEMARRHAREMLRRPAPSAPR, from the coding sequence ATGCTGCGTGAACTCCACGTCCGCGACTTCGCGCTGCTGGAGGCGGTCCGCGTCGAGTTCGGACCGGGTCTGAACGTCCTTACCGGCGAGACCGGCGCCGGCAAGTCCATCCTCGTCGATGCGCTCGGCGTCGCCGTGGGTCAGCGCGCGAGCTCCGACCTGGTGCGGGCCGGGGCCGAGGAGGCGCGTGTGACGGCTGTATTCGACCTGTCCAGAGTGCCGGAGCTGGCGGCGCGGGTGGACGCGCTGGGTGTCGGGGTAGAAGAGGGCCTCCTCGTGCTGGCGCGTGAGGTGGGCGGCCGCGGGCGGGCGTACGCCAACGGTGCACCCGTCTCGGTCTCGACCCTGCGGCGGATCGGCGAGATCGTGCTGGAGATCCACGGGCAGCACGAAGGACAGCGCCTGCTCGAACTGTCCAGTCACCTCGACCTGCTGGACGCGTTTGGCGGCGAAGGGGTGCTCGCGCAACGACGGCGGGTGGCCGAACTCGTGCGGCGGTGGTCGGAGCGACGCGCGGCGCTGCGGGCAGTGGAGACGAACGAGCGAGAGCGAGCGCAGCGTCTGGATCTGCTCCGGTTCCAGGTCGCCGAGATCGACGCCGCGCGGTTGCGGCCCGGCGAACTCGACGCGCTGCAGGAGGCGAGGACGCGGCTGGCGAACGCGGAACGCCTGCGCGAGGCGTTGGGACGCGCGTACGACGCGCTGTACGGCGCCGACGGTTCGACGTCGGACGCGCTGGGGCGCGCGGCGGCGTCGCTGGCGCAGGCCGCGACGTGGGCCGCCGAGCTGGGCGAACTCGCGGCGACCGTGCAGGCGTTGCGTGAGGGCGCCGTGGAGGCGGCCAGGGAGGCCCGCCGCGCGCTCGATCGGGTGGAGGCGGACCCCGCGCAGCTCGAGCGGGTGGAAGCGCGCTTGGCCTCGCTGCAGGCGCTGATGCGCAAGTACGGCGACTCCCTCGAAGACGTCATGGCCTACCGGGAGCAGGCCGCCACGGAGATCGAGACTCTGAGCGCGGCGGATGCCCGGCGTGAGGAGATCGCGTCCGAGCTGACCGCCCTGCAGTCGGAGCTGGCCGAAGAGGCCTCGCGGCTGTCAAGGCTGCGTAGGGAGGCGGCCGGGCGCATGGAGAAGGCCGTCCTGGTGCACCTGCGGGAACTGGCGATGCCCGCTGCGCGGTTCGAGGTGGCGTTCGGGCGGCGGGAGGATGCGCAGGGGGTCCCCGTCGGCGGAGAGATCGTGGCGGTCGGTGAGCGGGGCGCCGACCGGGTGGAATTTCTGTTTTCCGCCAACCCGGGCGAGCCGCCCAGGCCGTTGCACCGCGTCGCCTCAGGCGGCGAGCTGTCCAGGGTCCTGCTGGCCCTGCGCTCGGCGCTGATCGGCGGCGACCCGCCGCCGATCATGGTCTTCGACGAGATCGACGCCGGCGTAGGAGGGCGCACCGGCCACGTCATCGGGCAGAAGCTGGCGGCGCTCGCGACCCGGTCGCAGGTCCTGTGCGTGACGCATCTGGCGCAGATCGCCGTCTTCGCCGACCACCACTACGCGGTCGGGAAGGTCACCGAGCGCGGCCGTACGCGGGCGGTCGTCGAGCGGCTGGAGCGCGAGGCGCGCGTCGAAGAGGTCGCGCGGATGCTGGCCGGCCCACAGCCGACGGAGATGGCGCGCCGCCACGCACGCGAGATGCTGAGGCGTCCGGCGCCTTCGGCACCGAGGTGA
- a CDS encoding acylphosphatase has translation MNEPTVRARAILRGRVQGVGFRFFAERWASRLGVAGYARNLHDGTLEVVAEGPRRAVEDFLETMRSGPEGATVMGMHVAWETPRGEDGFRIRM, from the coding sequence ATGAACGAACCAACCGTACGTGCCCGGGCGATCCTGCGAGGACGGGTCCAGGGTGTGGGGTTTCGCTTCTTCGCCGAGCGCTGGGCCTCGCGTCTGGGCGTGGCGGGGTACGCGCGAAACCTGCACGACGGAACGCTGGAGGTCGTCGCCGAGGGACCCCGCCGGGCCGTCGAGGACTTCCTGGAGACGATGCGCTCCGGCCCGGAGGGCGCCACCGTGATGGGCATGCACGTCGCGTGGGAGACGCCTCGGGGTGAGGACGGGTTTCGCATTCGAATGTAG
- a CDS encoding phosphopentomutase: MYARSVVLVLDGLGIGELPDADRYGDTGSATLQNTARAVGGLHLPLLGSLGLGNIVPVEGVPPARAPRASFGRMAQVSAGKDSTTGHWELMGVRLERPFPTYPNGFPAEVIEAFEAAIGMRTLGNVAASGTEIIHRLGPEHMRTGCPIVYTSADSVFQIAAHEDVIPPERLYEMCRVARALLVGEHAVSRVIARPFVGAAGSFQRTDRRKDFSLEPVAPTVLDAIRQAGLNVCAVGKVEDLFAGRGITEAVHTRDDLDGVAQTIAAMGRMGRGLVFGNLVDLDTRYGHRNDPKGYAENLERIDAALVGVVDALSADDILVLTADHGNDPTTPSTDHSREYVPVLVCGPAVRAGVDLGTRETFSDVGATVAQALGVPWSGPGKSFFSEVSVLGAGGRG, encoded by the coding sequence ATGTACGCGCGCTCCGTCGTCCTGGTGCTGGACGGTCTGGGGATCGGGGAGCTGCCCGACGCCGACCGGTACGGGGACACCGGCAGCGCGACGCTCCAGAACACGGCCCGCGCCGTCGGCGGGCTGCATCTGCCCCTGCTGGGATCGCTGGGTCTGGGCAACATCGTGCCCGTCGAGGGCGTGCCGCCGGCACGCGCGCCGCGGGCGTCGTTCGGCCGCATGGCACAGGTGTCGGCGGGCAAGGACAGCACGACCGGTCACTGGGAGTTGATGGGGGTACGTCTGGAGCGGCCGTTTCCGACGTACCCGAACGGCTTCCCCGCCGAGGTCATCGAGGCGTTCGAGGCGGCGATCGGCATGCGCACGCTGGGCAACGTGGCGGCATCGGGGACGGAGATCATCCACAGGCTCGGCCCAGAGCACATGCGGACCGGCTGCCCGATCGTGTACACCTCTGCCGACAGCGTCTTCCAGATCGCCGCGCACGAAGACGTCATCCCACCGGAGCGCCTGTACGAGATGTGCCGGGTCGCGCGGGCTCTCCTGGTGGGCGAGCACGCCGTCAGTCGGGTGATCGCCAGGCCGTTCGTCGGGGCTGCCGGCAGTTTCCAGCGCACCGACCGGAGGAAGGACTTCTCGTTGGAACCGGTCGCCCCCACGGTGCTGGACGCGATCCGACAGGCGGGGTTGAACGTCTGTGCGGTGGGCAAGGTCGAGGATTTGTTTGCCGGCAGGGGGATTACGGAGGCGGTCCACACGCGTGACGACCTCGACGGCGTGGCCCAGACAATCGCCGCGATGGGGAGGATGGGTCGGGGACTGGTTTTCGGCAATCTGGTAGACCTCGACACGCGGTACGGTCACCGCAACGACCCCAAGGGTTACGCGGAGAACCTCGAGCGGATCGACGCGGCTTTGGTCGGTGTGGTGGACGCGTTGTCCGCCGATGACATCTTGGTGCTTACGGCCGACCACGGAAACGACCCGACCACCCCGAGCACCGACCATTCCCGGGAATACGTCCCTGTGCTGGTCTGCGGACCCGCCGTTCGCGCAGGTGTCGACCTGGGGACGCGCGAAACCTTCTCCGACGTCGGCGCCACTGTGGCCCAGGCCCTCGGCGTCCCGTGGTCGGGGCCCGGGAAGAGTTTCTTTTCCGAAGTCAGCGTCCTTGGGGCCGGAGGTCGCGGTTAA
- a CDS encoding NAD(+)/NADH kinase: MPLTKTVGMLVNAEKAEAYPEGAAVLAAVGRRVRERGVRIAVNAASAALLGMADWAADEQEIVSRSDALIVVGGDGTILHASRAAAVRGIPILGVNLGGFGFLAEVGPAELPKAVERLLDGEYDIEERMMLAAEVVREGEAAQRFTALNDMVVTKSGYARLMPIRARINDEHLATYLADGLIVATPTGSTAYNLSAGGPIVSPGVQAIVITPICPHTLNARTVIVDADDVASVEVASDTEGVLLTVDGQVGCPLEGGDVVRIRRAEQRARLVRLRRPMFYELLRRKFAWGER, translated from the coding sequence TTGCCGCTGACGAAGACCGTAGGGATGCTCGTCAACGCGGAGAAGGCCGAAGCCTACCCTGAGGGTGCGGCCGTGCTGGCCGCCGTCGGGCGGCGGGTGCGCGAGCGCGGGGTGCGGATCGCCGTGAACGCCGCCAGCGCCGCTCTGCTGGGGATGGCCGACTGGGCCGCGGACGAGCAGGAGATCGTCTCGCGTTCGGACGCGCTGATCGTGGTTGGCGGCGACGGCACGATCCTGCACGCCTCCCGCGCAGCCGCCGTGCGCGGCATCCCGATCCTGGGCGTCAACCTGGGTGGGTTCGGGTTTCTCGCCGAGGTCGGACCGGCGGAATTGCCGAAAGCGGTCGAGCGTCTGCTCGATGGCGAGTACGACATCGAGGAGCGCATGATGCTGGCCGCCGAGGTGGTCCGTGAGGGCGAGGCGGCTCAGCGTTTTACGGCCCTAAACGACATGGTGGTCACCAAGAGCGGGTACGCGCGGCTGATGCCCATCCGGGCGCGGATCAACGACGAACACCTTGCGACCTACCTCGCCGACGGCCTCATCGTCGCCACGCCGACCGGCTCGACCGCATACAACCTCTCCGCGGGCGGCCCCATCGTCAGTCCCGGGGTCCAGGCGATCGTGATCACACCGATCTGCCCCCACACGCTGAACGCCAGGACAGTGATCGTGGACGCGGACGACGTGGCCTCCGTGGAGGTCGCCTCCGACACCGAGGGCGTGCTGCTGACGGTGGACGGCCAGGTCGGGTGTCCCCTGGAAGGAGGCGACGTCGTGCGCATCCGCAGGGCCGAGCAGCGCGCCCGCTTGGTGCGGCTGCGCAGACCGATGTTCTACGAGTTGCTGCGCCGCAAGTTCGCCTGGGGAGAGCGGTGA
- a CDS encoding polyprenyl synthetase family protein — translation MMPDPLDAFFTAWTPRVEAALDALLPPAHADPSVIHEAMRYSVFAGGKRFRPILVLASADACGVDPATAMPLACAVEAVHTYSLIHDDLPSMDDSDTRRGKPTCHVKYGQAVAVLAGDALHDCAFEWITDLRASFPADRVLAVIREVAAAIGTGGMVGGQVLDLLAERRQLPADAVTEIHRRKTGALVRACARCGALLSGSEADARALGRYGEHLGLAFQITDDILDVVGEAEKMGKPPGGDSAAAKATYPAVFGLDRSRAMAVEQMHMAIDALAALGARAEVLRGLARFVVERDR, via the coding sequence GTGATGCCCGACCCGTTGGACGCATTCTTCACGGCCTGGACGCCCAGGGTCGAGGCTGCGCTCGACGCCCTGCTGCCTCCGGCCCACGCCGACCCCTCGGTCATCCACGAAGCCATGCGCTATAGCGTCTTCGCGGGCGGCAAGCGGTTCCGGCCGATACTGGTCCTGGCGTCGGCCGACGCCTGCGGTGTGGACCCCGCGACGGCGATGCCCTTGGCGTGTGCCGTCGAGGCGGTGCACACCTACTCGCTGATCCACGACGACCTGCCCAGCATGGACGACTCGGACACCCGGCGCGGAAAGCCGACTTGTCACGTCAAGTATGGGCAGGCCGTCGCGGTGCTTGCGGGCGATGCGCTCCACGACTGCGCCTTCGAGTGGATAACAGACCTGCGTGCGTCCTTTCCGGCAGATCGCGTGCTGGCGGTGATCCGGGAGGTCGCCGCGGCCATCGGCACGGGGGGCATGGTCGGCGGTCAGGTCCTGGACCTACTCGCAGAGCGCAGGCAGTTGCCGGCCGATGCGGTCACGGAGATCCACAGGCGGAAGACGGGAGCACTGGTGCGTGCCTGCGCGCGTTGCGGGGCGCTGCTGAGTGGTTCGGAAGCCGACGCACGTGCGCTCGGACGCTACGGCGAGCACCTGGGGCTGGCGTTCCAGATCACCGACGACATCCTCGACGTCGTCGGCGAAGCCGAAAAGATGGGCAAACCTCCGGGCGGCGATTCCGCCGCAGCGAAGGCCACCTACCCGGCTGTCTTTGGCCTGGACCGCTCCCGGGCGATGGCCGTCGAGCAGATGCACATGGCGATCGATGCCCTGGCGGCGCTGGGAGCGCGCGCAGAAGTCCTGCGTGGCCTGGCGAGGTTCGTCGTGGAGCGCGACCGCTGA
- the nusB gene encoding transcription antitermination factor NusB: protein MSSRRMAREAVLRILFQAEVGGLPLEQVVASYADGWPDEDDRVVKKGWDDDDWRFIVRLSRGAWEGRSETDALIARYAEGWTLERMPRVDVCVLRMAVYELLHTDTPPSVVINEAVELAKRYSTEESGRFVNGILGRIYREHVEREERVVGG from the coding sequence GTGAGCAGCCGTCGCATGGCACGGGAAGCTGTACTGCGCATCCTGTTCCAGGCAGAGGTAGGCGGCCTTCCCTTGGAGCAGGTCGTCGCGTCGTATGCCGACGGATGGCCGGACGAAGACGACCGCGTGGTCAAAAAGGGGTGGGACGACGACGACTGGCGGTTCATCGTCCGGCTGAGCCGCGGTGCGTGGGAGGGAAGGAGCGAGACCGACGCACTGATCGCTCGCTATGCGGAGGGATGGACGCTGGAACGGATGCCCCGGGTGGACGTTTGTGTTCTGCGGATGGCCGTCTACGAGTTGCTCCACACGGACACGCCCCCCAGTGTGGTGATCAACGAGGCCGTCGAACTCGCCAAGCGCTACAGTACCGAGGAATCGGGGCGATTCGTGAACGGCATCCTGGGCCGGATCTACCGGGAGCACGTGGAGCGGGAGGAACGGGTGGTCGGTGGCTGA
- the ilvE gene encoding branched-chain-amino-acid transaminase — MSLITYVNGEFVSKDEAKVSVYDHGFLYGDGVFEGIRAYNGRVFKLDEHVRRLYDSAKSIMLEIPMTPEEMKRTIVETVRRNGLRDAYIRPVVSRGKGDLGIDPRKCPRPTVVIIVDHIQLYPERAYREGLRMITATHRKNRADAINPRIKSLNYMNQIMARIEANLAGVDEALMLSSDGYVCECSADNIFVVRDGEVWTPPAHLGILKGVTRDTVLKLAQDLGIPGYEKVFTLHETYTADEVFLTGTGAEVGPVVWLDGRTIGDGKPGPVTQRLIAAYRDLASREGTPVYEGAEAGLVGDGE, encoded by the coding sequence GTGAGCCTGATCACCTACGTCAACGGAGAGTTTGTGAGCAAGGACGAGGCGAAGGTGTCGGTGTACGACCACGGGTTTTTGTACGGGGACGGGGTCTTCGAGGGGATCCGTGCGTACAACGGACGGGTGTTCAAACTGGACGAGCACGTCCGGCGCCTGTACGATTCGGCGAAGTCCATCATGCTCGAGATCCCGATGACGCCCGAGGAGATGAAACGGACGATCGTCGAGACGGTCCGGCGCAACGGGCTGCGCGACGCGTACATCCGGCCGGTGGTCTCCCGAGGGAAAGGGGACCTGGGCATTGATCCGCGCAAGTGCCCGCGGCCGACGGTCGTCATCATCGTCGACCACATCCAGCTCTACCCGGAACGGGCGTACCGGGAGGGCCTGCGGATGATCACCGCTACGCATCGCAAGAACCGCGCCGACGCGATCAACCCACGCATCAAGTCGCTGAACTACATGAACCAGATCATGGCGCGCATCGAGGCGAACCTGGCGGGCGTCGACGAGGCCCTGATGCTCTCCAGCGACGGGTACGTCTGTGAGTGCAGCGCCGACAACATCTTCGTCGTGCGCGACGGGGAGGTGTGGACGCCGCCCGCGCACCTGGGCATCCTCAAGGGTGTGACCCGTGACACGGTCCTGAAACTGGCCCAAGACCTGGGCATCCCCGGCTACGAGAAGGTGTTCACGCTGCACGAGACCTACACCGCTGATGAGGTCTTCCTCACCGGCACCGGGGCGGAGGTCGGGCCCGTGGTGTGGCTGGACGGGCGCACGATCGGGGACGGCAAGCCTGGACCGGTCACGCAACGGTTGATCGCGGCCTACCGGGACCTGGCCAGCAGGGAGGGGACGCCGGTCTACGAGGGCGCCGAGGCCGGTCTGGTCGGAGACGGAGAGTAG
- the xerD gene encoding site-specific tyrosine recombinase XerD, whose amino-acid sequence MAGLPPADSPGQTAAFLRLVDAFIDHALVELGLSRHTCLAYRNDLADFARFAAPRGVRDPRDVPRSVVTLYLFALRRRGAAPATVGRRLAALKSFYRFLVREGVATRDPTEDVVGPKMGRRLPKVLSVEEVAALLTRPDPTTPEGARDRAMLELLYASGLRVSELVGLDVGDVDLAAETVRMVGKGNKERLVPVGVCAVRAVRAYLERARPLLVRGRATGALFVGRGGQRLSRQSAWAVVRKYGRQAGLRLAVTPHVLRHSFATHLLEGEADLRAVQEMLGHASISTTQVYTHVARQRIREVFDRAHPRDRMGVAGTGRPPRRRRGAAYR is encoded by the coding sequence ATGGCCGGTCTGCCCCCCGCTGATTCCCCAGGACAGACCGCAGCGTTCCTGCGTCTGGTGGATGCGTTCATCGACCACGCCCTCGTGGAACTGGGCCTGAGCCGGCACACGTGTCTGGCGTACCGGAACGACCTGGCGGACTTCGCTCGGTTTGCCGCACCCCGCGGCGTCCGCGACCCGCGCGACGTCCCGAGGTCGGTCGTGACCCTCTACCTGTTCGCCCTGCGCCGCCGCGGGGCCGCGCCGGCCACCGTAGGCCGCCGGTTGGCCGCTCTGAAGTCCTTCTACCGGTTCCTCGTGCGCGAGGGGGTCGCGACGCGGGATCCTACAGAGGACGTGGTCGGACCCAAGATGGGCCGTCGTCTGCCAAAGGTCCTCTCGGTCGAGGAGGTGGCGGCCCTCCTGACCCGACCGGATCCCACGACGCCCGAGGGCGCACGGGACCGGGCGATGCTGGAGTTGCTGTACGCGAGCGGGCTGCGCGTTTCCGAGCTCGTCGGGCTGGACGTGGGGGACGTGGACCTGGCTGCGGAGACCGTTCGCATGGTGGGAAAGGGGAACAAGGAACGCTTGGTGCCGGTGGGGGTGTGTGCGGTGCGGGCGGTTCGCGCCTATCTCGAACGCGCCAGACCGCTGCTTGTCCGGGGGCGCGCGACGGGGGCGTTGTTCGTCGGTCGCGGCGGACAGCGCCTGAGCCGCCAGTCGGCGTGGGCGGTCGTGCGGAAGTACGGGCGGCAGGCCGGGCTGCGCCTGGCGGTGACCCCGCACGTCCTCCGGCACTCCTTCGCGACCCACCTGTTGGAGGGGGAAGCCGACCTCCGAGCGGTCCAGGAGATGCTGGGACATGCGAGCATCTCGACGACACAGGTCTACACCCACGTGGCGCGCCAACGCATCCGGGAGGTGTTCGACCGTGCCCACCCGCGCGACCGGATGGGCGTTGCCGGCACCGGTCGGCCCCCAAGACGCCGTCGGGGCGCCGCCTATCGTTGA
- a CDS encoding NUDIX hydrolase, whose translation MERPIRSRTVFEGRVVRVRVEEVALPSGRTATREIVEHRGAVAMVPLTPAGEVLMVRQYRRALDAWLLELPAGTIEPGEDVTECLQRELAEEVGMQAGRIEHLITFFPSPGFLTERVHVYACTDLRPHRLAAEEEGLEVVPLPLAEARSRVDSGEIQDAKSVIGILLVAEGHGRSAPR comes from the coding sequence GTGGAGCGTCCGATCCGGTCGCGTACGGTCTTCGAGGGGCGGGTCGTGCGCGTCCGCGTGGAGGAAGTGGCACTCCCCAGCGGTCGCACGGCGACCCGCGAGATCGTCGAGCACCGCGGCGCCGTCGCGATGGTACCGCTGACGCCTGCCGGCGAGGTCCTCATGGTGCGCCAGTATCGGCGGGCGCTGGACGCGTGGCTGCTCGAGTTGCCGGCCGGCACGATCGAACCCGGTGAGGACGTCACCGAGTGCCTGCAGCGCGAGCTCGCCGAAGAAGTCGGCATGCAGGCCGGGCGCATCGAGCACCTGATCACGTTCTTCCCCTCTCCGGGATTCCTCACCGAGCGCGTTCACGTCTACGCCTGCACCGACCTGCGTCCGCATCGCCTGGCGGCGGAGGAAGAAGGGCTGGAGGTCGTGCCTCTACCGCTGGCCGAGGCCCGCAGCCGGGTGGACAGCGGCGAGATCCAGGACGCCAAGAGCGTGATCGGGATCCTGCTGGTCGCCGAGGGCCATGGCCGGTCTGCCCCCCGCTGA
- a CDS encoding CTP synthase: MDGVATKYIFVTGGVASALGKGITAASLGRLFVARGLRVTMLKFDPYVNVDAGTMNPHQHGEVFVTEDGAETDMDLGHYERFLDVDLGRENNTTTGRIYGTVIARERRGEYLGGTVQVIPHVTNEIKDEIRRVGEVARAQVVIVEVGGTVGDIEGLPFLEAIRQFRHQVGEANCMYVHVSLIPYLPAAGELKTKPTQHSVKELRSIGIQPDVIVCRTSLPLTAAVREKIALFCDVPTGAVIEAMDAETIYEVPLILEREGLGRLCCRRLGLPDREPDLDGWRWIVRRIKEPTHTVHIGLVGKYMGVEDSYVSIVEALRHGGIAADARVEITKIDSEDLESLSEGELAARLRAFDGILVCPGFGSRGVEGKVRAIRYAREKRIPFFGVCYGMQWAVVEFARHVCGMEGANTTEVDPQTPYPVIDLLPEQKGVEDKGGTMRLGRYVCRLEPGSLARAAYGVEEVGERHRHRYEVNNALLGRLVDNGLRVTGVYPAKNLVEIVELPDHPWFLGTQFHAEYRSRPTRPHPLYREFVAAALRHASSRAGVVGTEVRS, encoded by the coding sequence GTGGACGGTGTAGCGACGAAATACATCTTCGTGACCGGCGGCGTGGCCTCGGCCCTGGGCAAGGGCATCACCGCGGCGTCGCTGGGCCGGCTGTTCGTGGCGCGGGGCCTGCGGGTCACGATGTTGAAGTTCGATCCCTACGTCAACGTGGACGCGGGGACGATGAATCCCCATCAGCACGGTGAGGTGTTCGTCACCGAGGACGGCGCCGAGACCGACATGGACCTGGGTCACTACGAGCGCTTCCTGGATGTCGACCTGGGCCGCGAGAACAACACGACGACCGGCCGCATCTACGGGACGGTGATCGCGCGCGAGCGGCGGGGCGAGTACCTAGGCGGCACGGTCCAGGTGATCCCCCACGTAACCAACGAGATCAAGGACGAGATCCGGCGGGTGGGCGAGGTCGCCCGGGCGCAGGTGGTGATCGTCGAGGTCGGCGGTACGGTCGGGGACATCGAGGGGTTGCCGTTTCTGGAGGCGATCCGTCAGTTCCGCCATCAGGTCGGCGAGGCGAACTGCATGTACGTCCACGTGTCGCTGATCCCCTACCTGCCGGCGGCCGGCGAGTTGAAGACGAAACCCACCCAGCATTCGGTGAAGGAACTGCGCAGCATCGGGATCCAGCCCGACGTCATCGTCTGCCGCACCAGCCTGCCGCTGACCGCCGCGGTCCGGGAGAAGATCGCGCTGTTCTGCGATGTGCCGACCGGAGCGGTGATCGAGGCGATGGACGCCGAGACGATCTACGAGGTCCCGCTGATCCTGGAGCGGGAGGGGCTGGGCCGCCTGTGCTGCCGGCGCCTGGGGCTGCCGGACCGCGAGCCGGACCTGGATGGGTGGCGGTGGATCGTGCGCAGGATCAAGGAGCCGACCCATACCGTGCACATCGGGCTGGTCGGAAAGTACATGGGTGTGGAGGACTCGTACGTCAGCATCGTCGAAGCACTCCGCCACGGCGGGATCGCCGCCGACGCCCGCGTCGAGATCACGAAGATCGACTCGGAGGACCTGGAATCCTTGTCCGAGGGCGAACTCGCCGCGCGCCTGCGGGCGTTCGACGGCATTTTGGTGTGCCCGGGTTTCGGCAGCCGCGGTGTGGAGGGCAAGGTGCGCGCGATCCGCTACGCGCGCGAGAAGCGGATCCCGTTCTTCGGTGTCTGCTACGGGATGCAGTGGGCGGTCGTGGAGTTCGCGCGGCACGTGTGTGGCATGGAGGGCGCGAACACGACCGAGGTGGACCCCCAGACGCCATATCCGGTCATCGATCTGCTGCCCGAACAGAAGGGTGTGGAGGACAAGGGTGGGACGATGCGGCTGGGGCGGTACGTGTGCCGGCTGGAGCCTGGATCGCTGGCGCGGGCCGCCTACGGCGTGGAGGAGGTCGGAGAACGCCACCGGCACCGCTACGAGGTCAACAACGCGTTGCTCGGGCGGCTGGTGGACAACGGGTTGCGCGTGACCGGCGTCTATCCCGCCAAGAACCTGGTGGAGATCGTGGAGCTGCCGGACCACCCGTGGTTCTTGGGGACGCAGTTCCACGCGGAGTACCGTTCGCGGCCGACCAGGCCGCACCCGCTGTACCGCGAGTTCGTCGCAGCAGCCCTGCGGCACGCGTCCTCGCGCGCCGGAGTCGTGGGTACGGAGGTGAGGTCGTGA